The Deltaproteobacteria bacterium genome contains the following window.
AAATTGCCGATCCGCGACCCTTCCCGCAGGACGGTCAGCGGGCGTAAATGGGCAAAGGGCCCTACTTCCACTCGATCTTCAATGATGCTCTCCGACACCACCGAAGAAGCCTTGATGGTTACAAAGTTCCCCACTTGGGTATCCGTGATCTTACAGCCGGGCTCGATCAGGCAGTTTTTCCCCAAGGAGGTTTTTCCCAAAAGGTAGCAGTTCGGGTAAAGGACAGTATCCCGCCCGATCTCCACCTGATGGTCGATGTAAGTAGTCTGGGGGTCGATCAGGGTTACTCCCTCCAGCATATGCCGCTCGGCGATCTTGTGCCGCAGGTATTGGTTGGCCTTGGCCAAATCCAGGCGAGTGTTGATGCCCATCACTTCCTTGGGATCTTCTGTTAGGTAAGCAGCGGCTTTTTTCCCCTGGGAACTGGCCTTGGCTACAATATCCGTAAGGTAATACTCCTTTTGGGCATTCTGGTCACTCAACCCCAACAAAGCCGAGAAGAGGAATGGGGCTTCGATGCAATAAATACCGGTATTGATTTCCCGGATCGTCTCTTCTCCAGCCCGCAAGTCTTTTTCTTCAACGATGCGCAATAGCTGCCCCTTCTCTCCTCGAAAGACCCGCCCATAGCCGCTGGGATTTTCCAGGCAGGTGGTCAAAACCGAAAGGGTATTCAACCCCTCCTCATGGGATTTTATAAATTTCTTTACCGTTTCTTCGCTAAGTAAAGGAACGTCAGCGCAAAGAATCAGCACGGTTCCCTGGAAATCCTTGAGGGCAGGGCCTGCAGTCAAAACAGCATGCCCTGTGCCTAACTGTTCTTCCTGGTCAACGAAAAGGAGATCCTCTGCCCCGAACTGCTCCCTCACAAGATTTCGTTGAGAACCTACCACCACGACCAACCGATCCGGGCGAAAGCTTCTGGCTAAATCCAGGGTTAAGGCCAGCATGGGGGTGCCGGCAATAGGATGGAGAACCTTGACCAGATCCGACTTCATCCGTGTGCCCTTGCCCGCGGCCAAGATAATTACCGCCAAAGATTTCACGAGTTCATTTCCTTTGCCAAAGCGCACTGCACAACATACTTTTTTTCATTATAAAAGAACCCCGGCCCCAGTCAAGGTTTTTCTCTCCTCGCCCACCCCCAGTTTTGAAGATTGGCCCTATCTCCCAGTTGGGGCGCCGGCTCGGGCAGGAAGGTCCCGCCCTTGGCGGGCTTGGTCAAATAAGGCAGTGGTTATTTCATGGTCGTGAGCGGGCTTATGCCGTTTCAGCGGGCGCAGAAGGAGGTGTGTAGGAAGCTGAGGGCTCGGCAGCGGCCGGAGGCGGTGGTGGGGGCCGGTTGGGGTTTTTTGCCCGGGTGGATTTTCGGCTGAAGAGGGTGAAGCGGGTGATGGTTCCCGCGGTGTTAATGATTCTCACCTATGAGGTGAAGCAGCTCATGGGGATTTCGAGAGCTCAAGCAGGGCTATCATCT
Protein-coding sequences here:
- the glmU gene encoding bifunctional UDP-N-acetylglucosamine diphosphorylase/glucosamine-1-phosphate N-acetyltransferase GlmU; this translates as MKSLAVIILAAGKGTRMKSDLVKVLHPIAGTPMLALTLDLARSFRPDRLVVVVGSQRNLVREQFGAEDLLFVDQEEQLGTGHAVLTAGPALKDFQGTVLILCADVPLLSEETVKKFIKSHEEGLNTLSVLTTCLENPSGYGRVFRGEKGQLLRIVEEKDLRAGEETIREINTGIYCIEAPFLFSALLGLSDQNAQKEYYLTDIVAKASSQGKKAAAYLTEDPKEVMGINTRLDLAKANQYLRHKIAERHMLEGVTLIDPQTTYIDHQVEIGRDTVLYPNCYLLGKTSLGKNCLIEPGCKITDTQVGNFVTIKASSVVSESIIEDRVEVGPFAHLRPLTVLREGSRIGNFVEVKKSVIGKGTKANHLSYLGDATVGEKVNIGAGTIFCNYDGHKKHPTLIEDGVFVGSNTELVAPIKIGRNAIIGAGSTITKEVPPEHLAVSRARQVNYKRRSRRKD